AACAATATTCTTGAAAATTATGAGATAGGTATCTTCTGAAGTGTAATGACGGTAATACACTGTTTCTCCGAATAATTCATCTGTTTGAACTTCAAGGCCTTTCGGATAAAAGAAGCTTGGGTAGAGGTCTTCAGCAGCGCCGAAAATTCTCTCTGGATCAGACTCGGTGGAGCTTTCAAAAGAAGCAAGCAGGCTTAGGTCCGACCTTGCAGAAAAAGTATATTTTTGGCTTGTAGACACAGCATTACCGGTTGATGTATCACTCCACTGGACAAATTCATATCCTCTATTGGGTTTAGCCTCAACAGTTACGCTGGTTCCAGATTCAACTCTACCCCCGCCTGTTACATTTCCTCCCTCAGGAGGGTCTGCGGATACACTAATGGTAACATAGTTAGTCGTGTCGTTTGATGCTTCAGCTTCACTCCACTTAGCGTAAAGATATTCGTTGGAAACATCAGACGCTACAGCAACCAGCACCTCATCATGCGGTGACTTGTCCATAGCGGTCTGGCTGTTGAAGAATGTCTGATATGCCAGAGCCGTTCCGGCAAATATCAGGCAGATGCCTAAGATTGACAATAAAAAAAACTTTTTCATGGGTGAACCTCCGTTGGGTTTTCTCACCAATGTGAGATTAAGTTGATAAACTTTTAATTGAAACAACATTTGTTTATGAGCATAGATAATGCTCTTGCCGTAGCCCTCACAGGGTTAATTTTTTTTATCAAGGTGCAATTTTTTACTGACGACATCTTAAATTCTTTGATACGGTTCTTCCAGATTACGAGGGGGAAGGACCTTGCCAGACAAAAAATACT
The nucleotide sequence above comes from Desulfonatronovibrio magnus. Encoded proteins:
- a CDS encoding InlB B-repeat-containing protein, which gives rise to MKKFFLLSILGICLIFAGTALAYQTFFNSQTAMDKSPHDEVLVAVASDVSNEYLYAKWSEAEASNDTTNYVTISVSADPPEGGNVTGGGRVESGTSVTVEAKPNRGYEFVQWSDTSTGNAVSTSQKYTFSARSDLSLLASFESSTESDPERIFGAAEDLYPSFFYPKGLEVQTDELFGETVYYRHYTSEDTYLIIFKNIVYYKWKDVLVSWSTVDAWIKWLDR